The genomic DNA AGGAAACAATACTTAAAACCACTTGGAAGGGTGAACCCAGCATGGCACTTCGGCGCCGTGGCCAATAGAAGTAAAGcgcttttggttttttttgtgttttaggAAAAATTAAAGGATGAAGCCAATGTCAGGAGGGACAAACCACTACTTACAGTAGCGAAGTCCTACCTTACAAAACAACCCAGCTCTACTCCTCCAGTCTTTAGTCGTCCTTGGCGGTGGCAAGAAACTGTTCGAATATCTCCACCAGACTGTCTACTCCCTGTAGGTAGTTCTCATCCACGGTGTCTGCTTCGCCCGCTTCGGTCGGGAATGCGTGCGCAAAGTCGATCATTCGTGCCTTTGcagtcagcagcagcgttcCGTTGGCGTTGGTCAGACTTGCTCTCTGTAGCTCCGAACGAGCCGCGGCGAGCCGGGCCGCATCGTACACGAGCAGTACCGAGCTAGAGTACAGCCGGAACGTGGTTTGCTTGCGGGCCCAGTCGCGTATCAGGTGCAGATCGTGTAGAAACTGTTGCAGCAGCGTCCGCGAAACACGTCCCGTCTCGGTTGCATTTAAAAAGAGCAGGAATGCTAGAGACAAGATGGGTGAAAGGTTGTCATTAGCTTGCCAGAACAAAGATATTGCTCACCCGTGCCACGCTTACCATCACGAATGTTGTCCTCGGTAAGCTGTTTGCCGTAATCCTTTCCGTGCCGGATCAGCTGTCCGCCGTCCCGCACCGAGTATAGCTGAAAGCCGGGAATGCACAGGCCGAATCGCTGCCGGCATGCTCTGTATTTGCTTTCCTCCGCCTTGCGCTTTTCCGGCGTTGCCAGTGGATCCCAGGTGCGGCGCCCAATCTTCACGTCCATAATGCACGGCCACTTGAGACCTTCGGTTAGATCTTCGAGCTGGATAAACTCGACCTCCTTCCGGTCGATGGTAAGCTTCGGATGGCCATAGTATCGAGGCACCACCTGACACAGTACCGTCCACAGATCGGTCGGCTCGTCGCCGGTTGCTTGATCGGTGTTGCGGTTCCGTGCTTCCTGCAAACGCTCGTAGAACGCTATCTCGCGCAGGCCACACAGTACCTTGCCGG from Anopheles stephensi strain Indian chromosome 2, UCI_ANSTEP_V1.0, whole genome shotgun sequence includes the following:
- the LOC118503985 gene encoding inositol polyphosphate multikinase-like isoform X1, whose product is MSEGECIPSNLPAGVLQLENQVAGHTAAQGCLGLLKTTSDGTILKPTGKVLCGLREIAFYERLQEARNRNTDQATGDEPTDLWTVLCQVVPRYYGHPKLTIDRKEVEFIQLEDLTEGLKWPCIMDVKIGRRTWDPLATPEKRKAEESKYRACRQRFGLCIPGFQLYSVRDGGQLIRHGKDYGKQLTEDNIRDAFLLFLNATETGRVSRTLLQQFLHDLHLIRDWARKQTTFRLYSSSVLLVYDAARLAAARSELQRASLTNANGTLLLTAKARMIDFAHAFPTEAGEADTVDENYLQGVDSLVEIFEQFLATAKDD